Proteins encoded together in one Solanum lycopersicum chromosome 7, SLM_r2.1 window:
- the LOC138337341 gene encoding uncharacterized protein → MQKVVKKEIIKWLYAVVIYPIADSSWVCPVQRVPKRKGITVVPNEKNELFPMRPVTGWRVRIDYRKLNAWTENDHFPMPFMDQMLDRFVGNGWYCFLDGYSGFYRRFIKDFSKIANPLCKLFKFHFDESCLKAFGKLKEKLVSSPIIIYLDRSKPIEVMFDASGVALGAVLGQRRDKILHPIHYASKALNESQNNYTVTEQDLLAVVFAFKKFCSYLLGTRVIVHTDHSALRYFIAKKDAKPRSCADGLIRCCVPEVEMLSVLEACHSSPVSGHHSGIRTAHKILKCGFYWPTIHQDAHEFAKACDRCQRDGCILRKQELSLNPILVIELFDVWGIEFMGPFVSSHGMKYILLAVDYMSKWVEVIAFVNNKEKYWSRRLDDALWACRTTYKTPIGMSPHQLVYEKACHSPTELEHKAMWAMKKLKIIRNKAADQRLKGLNELDQFRLKAYESSALYKEKMKNYHDQKIEKRDFLVGFGVYVQF, encoded by the exons atgcaaaaggtggtgaagaaggaaatcattaagtggttgtaTGCTGTAGTGATATATCCAATcgctgatagtagttgggtatgccctgttcagcGTGTACCTAAGAGAAAGGGAATaactgtggtccccaatgagaaaaatgagcttTTTCCGATGAGGCCGGTGACTGGATGGAGGGTACGTATAGATTACcgtaaattaaatgcatggaccgaaaatgaccattttcctatgcccttcatggatcaaatGTTGGATAGATTTGTAGGAAATgggtggtactgttttcttgatggctATTCAG gctTTTACCggaggttcatcaaggatttttcaaagattgcaaatcctttgtgcaagttgtttaagtttcattttgatgaatcttgtcttaAGGCATTTGGTAAGTTGAAGGAAAAGTTGGTGTCTTCACCTATCATCATTTATCTGGATAGGAGCAAGCCTATTGAGGTAATgtttgatgctagtggggttgctcttggtgcggtattgggacaaagaagggaCAAAATCCTTCATCCTATtcactatgctagtaaagcccttaATGAATCCCAAAATAACTACACCGTGACTGAACAAGatctccttgcagtagtctttgctttcaagaaattttgctcctatttgcttggcacgagggttatagtgcatactgatcatTCTGCTTTGAGATATTTCATtgcaaagaaggatgcaaaaccgag gagttgcgctgatgggcttattcggtgttgtgtgccagaagttgagatgttgagtgttttggaggcatgccattcttctcCTGTAAgtgggcatcatagtggtatccggacTGCTCACAAGATCTTGAAATGTGGCTTCTATTGGccaaccatccaccaagatgctcatgagttcgccaaggcatgtgatagatgccaaagagatggtTGTATTTTGAGAAAGCAAGAGCTCTctttaaatcccattcttgtgattgaattgtttgatgtgtggggcattgaatttatgggcccttttgtgagttctcatgggatgaagtacattcttctGGCAGTCGATTATATGTCAAAATGGGTAGAAGTTATCGCATTTGTGAATAATAAA GAGAAgtattggtcaaggaggcttgatgatgctctttgggcctgccggacaacatacaagactcccataggtatgtccccacACCAACTTGTATATGAGAAGGCTTGTCACTCACCGACtgaattagagcataaggccatgtgggcaatgaagaagttgaaaataattCGGAATAAGGCTGCGGATCAGAGGTTAAaggggttgaatgaacttgatcaATTTCGCTTGAaagcatatgaaagttcagccctctacaaagaaaagatgaagaattaccatgaccaaaagattgagaagcgcGATTTTTTGGTGGGATTTGGTGTTTATGTTCAATTTTAG